In Pantoea cypripedii, the DNA window TATTCCCGCAACACCTGTTCATCGGGTTGATAACCGAGGCCAGGACGCTGGCTCAGGTTAAAACTCACCTCCGCAGGCAGGTCGGGATAGAGTGGGACGGCAAAATCGATCCACGGGATCTCCATTTTGACGCTCTCCGGCAACGCGGCCACCAGATGCGCCGTAGCCAGCATCCCCGCGCCGTAATAGAAGCAGTGTGGCACCACACGGACACGATATTGCTGTGCCAGCTCGAACACATGCAGGGCCGCGGTGATGCCCCCCACTTTGGTGACGCTGGGTTGCACCACATCGACGGCACCACTTTCCAGCAGATTGACGAAGCCAAAATCGCCATCGACATTTTCACCCGCCGCCAGCGGCACGCCGACGCGACGTAACTGGGCCAGGCCGTCAAAATCATCCGGTGGCCAAATCGGCTCTTCCAGCCAGCCCAGGTTCAGCGACCGCAGTTGGTAAGCCTGCTGACTGGCCTGCTCGCGTGTCCACGGGCAATTGACGTCCACCATCAGTTGCACATCGGCAGGCAGCGCGGCGCGTGCGGCGGCAATGGCGGGCTGGGCGGTTTCATGCAGTTTCATGGTACGGAAACCCTGCTGGTGGGCGCGCTGGACCTGAGCGGCGACTTCCTGCGGGTCGTTGGCGTAGCTCACCAGGCTGGCATAACGCTCGATGCGCTGCCGTGTGGCTCCCAGCAGTTGCCACAGCGGCTGCTGGCGCTGCTGGCCGAGCAGATCCCACAGGGCGATATCAATGGCCGATAACGCGTAACGTACCGGACCGCTGCGACCAAATGCATGCAAAGCCTGTTCGGCACTTTGCATCAGTGCGGCGATGGCCTGTTGGCTGTCGGGCAACTCCCGTTGCAGGAAAAACGGTGCCACCAGGCTGGACAGCGCCTGCTCGGTCACCGGATTAGCCAGATGCCCAAAACCTTCACCCCAGCCAACCAGGCCGTTGTCACTGGTCACTTTTACCAGCAGCGTTTCCATCCGGCTGAGCGACGGCGAGGCGGCGTTAAAGGTGGTTTCCTGCTCCGCTGGTGGGCGTCGATGCGCATCGAATGGGATCGCGATACGCATCACTTCGATCATAGTTATTTTCATGCCATAGACCTCGATAGGGGTAACGCCCGGCGTGAATAGTTATGAAGAATGCCGGGACAGAGAGAGATAAGTCAGGTCAATAGCGAGTATAAAAAGCGGGCAAAGCGGCGACATCGGGCAACAGCCCAGGAGTGAAAGCGGATTCAGGCGAGTTTTTGGGCCGATCAACGGCGTGTGGTGCAGGGGATCACAAATATGGTTTAAAAATCAAATCAGCGCGATAAATCGCGCTGCTACGGAAGGTGCAATGGGGGTAGCGGCGCGATTTATCGCGCAAAACAAAGGCACCGTGAAAGGTGCCTTTGGTCATCGCGTTAGCGTGCTTACTTCGCCATACGTTTGTACTTCATACGCTTCGGCTCCAGTGCATCGGCGCCGAGGGTGCGTTTTTTGTACTCTTCGTATTCGGTGAAGTTACCTTCGAAGAACTCCACTTTACCCTCATCCTGATAATCGATGATATGGGTAGCGATACGGTCGAGGAACCAGCGGTCATGCGAGATCACCATGGCACAGCCAGGGAATTCCAGCAGGGCGTTTTCCAGCGCGCGCAGGGTTTCGATGTCGAGGTCGTTGGTCGGTTCATCGAGCAGCAGCAGGTTGCCGCCTACCTGTAACAGTTTTGCCAGGTGCAGACGACCGCGCTCACCGCCAGACAGCTCGCCAACGCGTTTGCCCTGGTCGGTGCCTTTAAAGTTAAAGCGACCGACGTAGGCGCGGCTTGGCATTTCGGTGTTACCGATACGCATAATGTCCTGGCCGCCAGACACTTCTTCCCACACGGTTTTGCTGCCATCCATCGCATCACGGAACTGATCAACGGACGCCAGCTTGACGGTTTCGCCCAACTCAATGCTGCCGGAATCCGGCTGTTCCTGACCCGACATCATACGGAACAGGGTCGATTTACCCGCGCCGTTCGGTCCGATGATCCCGACAATCGCGCCTTTCGGCAGCGAGAAGGAGAGATCATCAATCAGCACACGATCACCATAGGATTTGTTCAGATGGCTGACTTCCACCACCTTGTCACCGAGGCGTGCGCCTGGCGGAATGAACAGTTCGTTGGTTTCGTTACGTTTCTGGTATTCGGTGCTGTTCAGTTCTTCAAAGCGTGCCAGACGGGCTTTGCCCTTCGACTGACGGCCTTTCGCGCCCTGACGCACCCACTCCAGCTCTTTCTCAATCGATTTGCGACGTGCGGCTTCAGATGAAGCTTCCTGCGCCAGACGCTGATCTTTCTGCTCCAGCCAGGAGGAGTAGTTACCTTCCCACGGAATACCTTCACCGCGGTCCAGCTCCAGAATCCAGCCAGCGACGTTGTCGAGGAAGTAACGGTCATGGGTGATCGCCACCACGGTACCTTCGAAATCGTGCAGGAAACGTTCCAGCCACGCCACGGATTCTGCATCCAGGTGGTTGGTGGGTTCGTCGAGCAGCAGCATGTCTGGCTTTTCCAGCAGCAGACGGCACAGCGCCACACGGCGGCGCTCACCACCGGACAGGTTAGCAATTTTCGCATCCCAGTCCGGCAGACGCATCGCGTCAGCCGCACGGTTCAGCTGAGTTTCGAGGTTGTGACCGTCGTGCGCCTGGATCACTTCTTCCAGGCGGCCCTGTTCGGCGGCCAGCTTGTCAAAATCGGCATCCGGGTCGGCGTACAGCGCGTAGACTTCGTCGAGACGCTTCAGTGCGCCTACCACTTCGGACACCGCTTCCTCAACGGATTCACGCACGGTGTGTTCCGGGTTGAGCTGCGGCTCCTGCGGCAGGTAGCCGACTTTGATACCCGGCTGCGGGCGTGCTTCCCCTTCGATATCTTTATCAATCCCGGCCATGATGCGCAGCAGGGTAGATTTACCCGCGCCGTTCAGGCCGAGGACACCAATTTTTGCCCCAGGGAAAAAGCTGAGAGAAATATTCTTCAGAATATGACGCTTCGGCGGAACCACTTTGCCGACGCGATGCATGCTATAGACGAATTGAGCCACGTTGTATGGAACTCCTGGTCTGTGGAGGTGAACGTCAGATGCTGAAGTTTAGCCGTTTTCCCGTGGTATTCACAGCCACGCAGCGGTGAAACTCGCCGGAAGTGGATAACTGATTGATTCTCACTCAGCCGCCGGACTATGCTGCCTTTTTGCCTGAAAACCGGAGGAGCTGCGATGAGAGTGCTGATAGCTGCGGATGAACATGCCTGGGGCGGATTGATACCGTCGATTCGTCAGACATTACCCGACGTGGAGTTTGTGGCGTCTGCCGGTCATGCGGCGGAAAGTCTGGCGGGATTTGACGCGCTGGTGCCCGGCATGTGTCGGGTCGATGCGCGACTGCTGGCCACCGCCGACCGTCTGAAACTGATCCAGCAGGCGGGGGTCGGGCTGGAAGGCGTCGATATCGATGCGGCAAAGAAGGCGGGCATTATGGTGGCGAACGTCCCTTCCGACCATTCCGGCAACGCTGATTCGGTGGCGGAACTGGGCATCTGGATGATGATTGGCCTGGCGCGTCGCCAGCAGGAAATAGCCCAGTGTCTGGCGCAGCAACGCCTCGGGCAACCCATCGGGATGGGGCTGATGGGGAAAACCGTGGGCCTGGTAGGGCTGGGCGGCATTGGTAAAGCGCTGGCGAAGCGTCTCGCGCCCTTTGGCATGCGCATGATTGGCGTGAAACGTGAAGCTGATGAGGCCTTTGCGCGTCAGCATCAGCTCGACTGGGCGGGCGGTATCGGCCAGTTGCCGCAGCTGCTGGCGGAGTCTGATTTTGTGGTGTTGAGCCTGCCGGATAGCGCGGAAACGCACCACATCATCGATGCCGCCGCGCTGGCGCAGATGAAACCGGAAAGTTTCCTGGTAAACCTTGGACGTGGCGGCCTGATCGACAAAGCGGCGTTTCTTGCGGCGCTGGAGAACAAAACCCTGGCCGGTGCCGGTTTAGATGTGTTCTGGCAGGAGCCGCCGGACCCGAACGATGCGGTATTCCGTCACAACGTGATTGCCACGCCACACATCGGTGGCGTCACCGATATCTCACTGGCAGGCAATATCAAAGGGGTGTGCGATAACCTGCGTCGTCTGCGCGATGGCGAAGCGGTGGTCGATCGCTGGGCCTAACCACAACACAGCTTCACCTCTGCCGCCTGCATCACTTTCAGTAACGCGGGCGGCGGCGGGCTGTCACTCACCAGGATATCAAACAGCGAAAAATCGCCGATGCGGGCAGGCAGCACCTTGCCGTATTTGCTGCTGTCACCCACCATGATGCGCGTCTGCGCCCGTTGCAATGCCAGATGTTTAATCGGCAGCTCATTCAGGTTGTAGCAGGTCGCCCCCTGACGCACATCCATCCCGGCGGCGGAGATAAAAGCTTTGGTCGGGCAGAGCGCGTCCAGCACCGTGACCTGCTCCAGCGGGGTAAACACCGCGTTGTCGGCATGAAATTCCCCACCCGATAAAATCACCCGGCAGTTCGGTTTCTCCTTCAGCGCCAGAAAGGTATTGATGGCGCTGCAAATGGCGGTGAACGGCAGGTCATTGTCGATGGCATCCACCACCAGTGGCAGCGTGGTGCCGCAGTCAAAAAATACCGTATCGTCAGGCTCAATTAACGCCGCTGCATACTGGGCCAGCTGCTGCTTTTTGCTCACGTTGAGGTTCTGCTGGTCGCTGACAAAGTAATGCGCGATGTGCTGACGCGGGTCACGCATGATATAGCCGCCCAGCAACACCACGCCGCTGGCGGGCGTGGGCAGATCGCGGCGGATAGTCATTTCCGACACGCCCAGCAGCTGCGCGGCTTCTTTCAGATGCAGTTTATCGGTGCGCTTCAGCGCCTGCGCCAGGCGGGTGATGCGGTCATCGCGGCGGGTTTCCATAGTCGGGCATTCGCTCAGCAGAAGGTGAATTCGATGATGGTCTTGTGGAGATAGACATTAAGTTTTTTCTTGCAGATTAACAACCTGCCTGACTGTCACAAAAATGTCACGAAACTTCCCCGCCAGCGGGACGATAACCGTGGTGACGTTAGTCGATAACGTTTCATTTTCCCCTCACCAGGTATCAGATCTTATGAAGCTCAATCATTTCAAAATTGGTCAGCGGCTGGGTTTCCTTGCCACGCTGCTCTTGCTTGCGACCCTGCTCATGGGGCTGCGCGGATTGCAGGTTAACCTGCAAGCGCTGAACAACAATCAGGAGGTGATGGCGCGGGAAGTGTTGATTGCCGAGAGCATCGACACCGCCCGTAGTGCGCAGGTGCAATTTAAAATTCAGGTGCAGGAGTGGAAAAACACGCTGCTGCGCGGCAACCAGGGCCAGGATACCTTTAACAAATACAAAGCGGCCTTTTTGCAGGAAAGCAAAACCACTCAGGCACTGCTGACTAAGCTGGGCCATATCCAGACGGCTCTGGGTTTACCGGAGGGTCCGGTGGAACAGGCCCGCACTGTACACGCCGGGCTGGAGAGCAAATATCTGGCGGCACTGGATAACTACGTCATCAGCGATATCACCAGCGCAGCGCGCGTTGATCATCTGGTCACCGGCATCGATCGTGCGCCAACTCAGCAGATCGATGACCTGGTGGCCGCCACGTTGCAGCGTGCGCAGCAGATGCATCAGGCGATTGAAGCCAGCAATCTGGCACATTATCAGCAGACACGCTCGCTGTTGCTGATAGCCATGGGTTGCATCCTGCTGGTGGGGTTCTTTGTGACCTGGTGGCTGATCCAAAGCATTACTCGTCCGTTGCAGCAGGCGATTGCGGTGGCGAAAACGGTGGCTGGCGGGGATCTGCGCACGCAGATTCAGGTAGCGGGACGTGACGAAACCGCCCAGTTGATGGCGGCGCTGCGCGACATGAACGGCAACCTGACACGTATCGTCACCGGCGTTCGTGCCGGGACGGAAGCCATTGCTGATACCACCGGGCAGGTGGCACACGGCAGTCGCGAGCTGTCAGCGCGTAATGAAGCTCAGGCCAGCGCCCTGGAGCAGACGGCGGCGTCGATGGAGCAACTGACCTCGGTGGTGAAAAACAATGCCGACAACGCCCGCCACGCCAACGATATCGCCCGTGACACTCGCAAGCGTGCCGGTGAGGGAGGCGAGGTGGTGGAAAAAGTGGTGGAGGCGATGGAGGAGATTCATCAATTCTCGCGCGAGATCAACGAAATTGTCACCGTGATCGACGGCATTGCCTTCCAGACCAATATTCTTGCGCTGAACGCGGCGGTGGAAGCGGCGCGTGCGGGCAATGATGGACGCGGTTTCGCGGTGGTGGCTTCTGAAGTGCGGGCGCTGGCGCAGCGTTCGGCCTCGGCCGCGCGGGATATCCGTGGCCTGACTGATCGTTCGGTCGGCTTGATTGCCCAGGGCAACTCGCTGGTGAAAGGCGCAGGTGTCTCGATGCAGGAGATTGTCGAAAGCGTGAATCAGCTGTGCGAACTGATGGAGAATATCTCGGCGGCCAGCGCCGAGCAGAGCGTGGGTATCGGGCAGGTCAATCTGGCGGTGACCCATATGGATGCGGCCACCCAGCAGAACGCCACGCTGTCGCAGCAGTCGGCTCAGTCGGCGCGTGCGTTGGATCAACAGGTGGGTTCGCTGGTGGAAAATGTCAGCGTCTTCCAGCTGGAGAGTTAACATGTTACACGGCCCCGGCAGGGGCCGTTATCAAATCGCGACCAGCCCACGTACCCCGTCGGCTTCCATTGCCTCACCCCGTCCGCGCTGCACGATTTCGCCGCGCGACATCACCAGATAGCTGTCGGCCAGCTCGGCAGCGAAGTCGTAAAACTGCTCCACCAGCAGGATCGCCATATCGCCGCGCTGGGCCAGCTGGCGGATCACCGCGCCGATCTCTTTGATAACCGATGGCTGGATCCCTTCGGTGGGTTCATCGAGGATCAACAGCTGGGGTTTGCAGGCCAGAGCGCGGCCAATCGCCAGTTGCTGCTGCTGCCCCCCGGAAAGATCGCCACCGCGACGTGCTTTCATCTCACGCAGGACCGGGAACAGTTGATAAATTTCCTCTGGCACCGCTTTGGCCTGCGCCCCGGAAAAGCGCGCCAGCCCCATCAGCAGGTTTTCTTCCACCGTCAGACGCGGGAAGATCTCCCGTCCCTGTGGCACGTAAGCAATCCCGGACTGCACGCGCTGATGCGGTTTACGGCTGTTGATGACTTTATCCCGCCAGCGGATTTCACCCGATTTCGCCGGAATCAGCCCCATCAGACACTTCAGCAGCGTGGTTTTCCCCACGCCATTGCGCCCCAGCAGGCAGGTGATTTCACCGGTTTTGGCTTCGAACGACAGGCCACGCAGAATATGGCTGCCGCCGTAATATTGATTCAGTTCCGATACCTGTAACATCTCAGCGCCCCAGATAAACGTCGATAACCCGATCGTCGGCCTGTACTTCGCGCAACGATCCCTCGGCCAGCACCTGCCCCTGATGCAGCACCGTCACATGATCGGCGATGGTTTCAACGAAGCCCATGTCGTGTTCCACCACCATCAGCGAATGCTTACCGGCGAGGCTGCGGAACAGCTCGGCGGTGTACTCGGTTTCCGCATCGGTCATACCCGCCGCGGGTTCATCCAGCAGCAACAGATGCGGGTCCTGCACCAGCAACATGCCGATCTCCAGAAACTGCTTTTGCCCGTGCGACAGCAAACCCGCTTTGCGCTGCCGTTCAGCGCCGAGCCGCAGCAGTTTCAGCACTTCGTCGATACGATCCTGCTGCTCGCCGCTGAGGCGGGCGCGCAAACTGGCCCACACCGATTTGTCATTTTTCAGCGCGATTTCGAGGTTTTCGAACACCGTCAGTGCTTCAAATACCGTGGGTTTCTGGAACTTGCGGCCAATACCGGCGCGCGCGATGTCCACCGATGACAGCCGGGTGAGATCGGTATCCTGGTCGTAGATCACCCGGCCATTATCGGGGCGGGTTTTGCCAGTGATCACATCCATCAGCGTGGTTTTCCCCGCGCCGTTAGGGCCGATGACGCAGCGCAACTCGCCGACGCCGATCTGCAACGACAGATCGGTCAGTGCACGGAAGCCATCAAACGAGACGTTAATGTTTTCCAGCAACAGTACCGGATCGCTTTGATCACGATGGCGGTCTGCCGGATGGGGTTGGGTAAAAAGTTGTTCAGTCATCTCGCCTCCGGCGCAGCAGGCCAATCACGCCACGCGGCAGGAACAGCGTGACGAGGATAAACATCAATCCCAGGAAGAACAGCCAGTATTCCGGGAACGCCACGGTGAACCAGCTTTTGGCACCGTTAACAATCGCAGCGCCGAGCAGCGGGCCGATCAGCGTGCCGCGTCCACCCAGCGCGACCCAGATTGCCGCTTCGATGGAGTTGGTCGGGGACATCTCACTCGGGTTGATGATGCCAACCTGCGGCACATAGAGCGCGCCCGCCAGACCGCACAGTACGGCGGAGAGCGTCCAGACAAATAACTTAAAGCCGCGTGGATCGTAACCGATGAACATCAGACGGTTTTCCGCATCACGCACCGCGGTCAGCACCCGGCCAAACTTGCTGCGTGCCAGGGCAAAACCGATGCCGAGGCTGACCAGCAACAACAAGACGGTGGCGACAAACAGGCCGATACGCGTGCTGGTGGCGGTGACGTTAAAGCCGAGCAGGGTGGTGAAGCCGGTAAAGCCGTTGTTACCGCCAAAGCCGGTTTCGTTACGGAAAAACAGCAGCATCCCGGCGTAGGTCAGTGCCTGGGTCATGATCGAGAAGTAGACGCCTTTGATCTTCGAACGGAAGGCAAAGAAGCCAAACACCAGCGCCAGCAGGCCGGGCACCAGCACGATCAGGCACAGCGCCCAGGCGAAGTGTTGCGTACCGGCCCAGAACCACGGCAGCTGATTCCACGACAGGAACGACATAAAGGCGGGCAGGCCGTCACCCGATGCCTGACGCATCAGATACATCCCCATGCCGTAGCCGCCGAGGGCGAAGAACAGGCCATGGCCGAGAGACAGCAGCCCGGCGTAGCCCCATACCAGATCAAGCGCCACCGCGACGATGGCGTAGCACAGGATTTTGCCCACCAGCGTCAGGGTGTAGGTGGAAAGCGCCAGCGGGTGGCTGGCGGGCAGCAGCGCAAAGAACGGCATGATCAGCAGCAGCAGGGCGATAATCACGCCGAGGCTTAAGGTCAGGCGCGGCGCTTTGCGCGCGGCGGTTAAGGTTAGCGGCTGGCTCATCAGTCAATCACCCTCCCTTTAAAGGCAAACAGGCCCTGCGGTCGTTTCTGAATAAACAGTACGATCAACACCAGGATAAGGATTTTGCCCAGCACCGCACCAATCTGCGGCTCCAGCACCTTATTAAGAATGCCAAGGCCAAAGGCGGCCACCACGGTGCCAGCCAGCTGACCGACACCGCCGAGCACCACCACGAGGAACGAGTCGATGATGTAGCCCTGGCCGAGTTCCGGGCCGACGTTACCCAGCTGGGACAGGGCCACCCCGCCGAGTCCGGCGATGCCGGATCCGAGGCCAAATGCCAGCATGTCGATACGTCCGGTGGGGACACCGCAGCAATCCGCCATCGCGCGGTTTTGCGTGACGGCACGCACGCTGAGGCCGAGACGGGTCTTGTTCAGCAGCAGCCAGGTCAGCCCCAGCACCGCAAACACAAACAGAATGACCGCGATACGGTTATAAGGCAGCACCAGGTTTGGCAGCACCTGCATCCCGCCGGAGAGCCAGTCCGGGTTGGCAACTTCCAGGTTTTGCGCGCCAAACAGCATACGCACCAGCTGGATCAGCATCAGGCTGATGCCCCAGGTGGCGAGCAGGGTTTCCAGCGGGCGACCGTACAGATGACGGATAATGGTGCGTTCCAGCACCATGCCCATCACCGCAGTGACGAGGAAGGCCACTGGCAGCGCCAGCAGCGGATACCACGCCAGCCATTGTGGCGCGAACTGCTGAAACAGGCTCTGCACCAGCCAGGTGGCGTAGGCCCCCAGCATCAGCATCTCGCCGTGCGCCATGTTGATCACCCCGAGCAGGCCATAGGTGATCGCCAGCCCGAGCGCCGCCAGCAGCAGGATCGATCCCAGCGACAGGCCGGTAAACGCCTGGCCGAGCAGATCGCCCCACATCAGGCGATGTTTAATTTGTTGCAGGCTGGCGCTGGCAGCGGCGCGTACCTGGGCATCCGGTTCGTTCGCCGGTTGCGTCAGCTGTTGCAGGCTGGCCTGCATATTGGGATCGCTCGATTCCCCCAGCAGCTGCACCGCTTTCAGCCGGACCTGCGCATCCGGGCTGGCGAGTTGCAGGTTGGCAGCGGCCATGGCAAGCGTGGCATGGACCTTGCTGTCTTTTTCGCTGGCGAGACGTTGCTCAATCAGCGGCAGCTGATCGGCCGCGCCGTCATTTTGCAGCTGCTGCGCGGCGCGCAGACGAATGGCAGGATCATCACTGACCAGCTGGTGTGCAGCGAGTGCGCTGGCGATCAGTACGCGCAGCCGGTTGTTCATAAAGAGTTTTTTGCTTTCTCCGGTCGGCTGCTGTGCGCTGTCGAGCGGCTGGAATTTGTCGTCCTGTTTACTGAACGGTTGTTTGTTTTCATCAATGACCACGGTTTCATTGTGCAGCGCCTCCAGAAGCGGCAGGCGGCTGGCCTGCGGCGCGGCGGCCCATTGCTGGAGCAGCGTGGCCTGTTGGGTACGACTGGCAGCAGCGAAATCTGCGCCATCGCCCGCCTGGGCCAGCCAGGGCAGGAGCAACAGCAGACAGCAGAGAGTGCGGCGAATTGTCATGGTTCTGGCCCTGTGGTTGCGGATAACGTAGCGGCGCGATTTATCGCGCAATTCCGTGCACGGTGCTGGAAAAATCCGCGCGATAAATCGCGCCGCTACAAGGGACTGGGTCGCCATTAATGGCGACCTTGTGCATTAATTGGTGGATTTCACCGGGTAATCAGGCTTTTTATCGTTACCGGCGATATACGGGCTCCACGGCTGGGCGCGTACCGGTTTATCGGTCTGCCACACCACGTTGAACTGACCGTTCTCTTCCACTTCACCAATCATCACCGGCTTATGCAGATGGTGGTTGGTTTTGTCCATGGTCAGGGTGAAGCCATCAGGCGCTTTGAAGGTCTGTCCGGCCATGGCCGCACGGACTTTGTCGACGTCGGTGGTACCCGCTTTTTCTACCGCCTGCGCCCACATATGGATGCCGACATAGGTGGCTTCCATCGGGTCGTTGGTGACCACGGTGTTGGCGTTTGGCAGGTTATGCGCTTTGGCGTAAGCGCGGTAATCGGCGACAAACTTCTTGTTGGTTGGATTATCAACAGACTCAAAGTAGTTCCAGGCCGCTAACTGACCTACCAGCGGTTTGGTGTCGATACCGCGCAGTTCTTCCTCGCCCACCGAGAAGGCAATCACCGGAATATCGGTGGCTTTGATGCCCTGGTTCGCCAGTTCTTTGTAGAACGGCACGTTGGAGTCACCGTTGATAGTGGAGATCACCGCAGTTTTACCGCCAGCGGAGAATTTCTTGATGTTGGAAACGATGGTCTGGTAA includes these proteins:
- a CDS encoding mandelate racemase/muconate lactonizing enzyme family protein, which codes for MKITMIEVMRIAIPFDAHRRPPAEQETTFNAASPSLSRMETLLVKVTSDNGLVGWGEGFGHLANPVTEQALSSLVAPFFLQRELPDSQQAIAALMQSAEQALHAFGRSGPVRYALSAIDIALWDLLGQQRQQPLWQLLGATRQRIERYASLVSYANDPQEVAAQVQRAHQQGFRTMKLHETAQPAIAAARAALPADVQLMVDVNCPWTREQASQQAYQLRSLNLGWLEEPIWPPDDFDGLAQLRRVGVPLAAGENVDGDFGFVNLLESGAVDVVQPSVTKVGGITAALHVFELAQQYRVRVVPHCFYYGAGMLATAHLVAALPESVKMEIPWIDFAVPLYPDLPAEVSFNLSQRPGLGYQPDEQVLREYRLTHQQIDQQGVQRHV
- the ettA gene encoding energy-dependent translational throttle protein EttA, whose product is MAQFVYSMHRVGKVVPPKRHILKNISLSFFPGAKIGVLGLNGAGKSTLLRIMAGIDKDIEGEARPQPGIKVGYLPQEPQLNPEHTVRESVEEAVSEVVGALKRLDEVYALYADPDADFDKLAAEQGRLEEVIQAHDGHNLETQLNRAADAMRLPDWDAKIANLSGGERRRVALCRLLLEKPDMLLLDEPTNHLDAESVAWLERFLHDFEGTVVAITHDRYFLDNVAGWILELDRGEGIPWEGNYSSWLEQKDQRLAQEASSEAARRKSIEKELEWVRQGAKGRQSKGKARLARFEELNSTEYQKRNETNELFIPPGARLGDKVVEVSHLNKSYGDRVLIDDLSFSLPKGAIVGIIGPNGAGKSTLFRMMSGQEQPDSGSIELGETVKLASVDQFRDAMDGSKTVWEEVSGGQDIMRIGNTEMPSRAYVGRFNFKGTDQGKRVGELSGGERGRLHLAKLLQVGGNLLLLDEPTNDLDIETLRALENALLEFPGCAMVISHDRWFLDRIATHIIDYQDEGKVEFFEGNFTEYEEYKKRTLGADALEPKRMKYKRMAK
- a CDS encoding 2-hydroxyacid dehydrogenase, producing MRVLIAADEHAWGGLIPSIRQTLPDVEFVASAGHAAESLAGFDALVPGMCRVDARLLATADRLKLIQQAGVGLEGVDIDAAKKAGIMVANVPSDHSGNADSVAELGIWMMIGLARRQQEIAQCLAQQRLGQPIGMGLMGKTVGLVGLGGIGKALAKRLAPFGMRMIGVKREADEAFARQHQLDWAGGIGQLPQLLAESDFVVLSLPDSAETHHIIDAAALAQMKPESFLVNLGRGGLIDKAAFLAALENKTLAGAGLDVFWQEPPDPNDAVFRHNVIATPHIGGVTDISLAGNIKGVCDNLRRLRDGEAVVDRWA
- the deoR gene encoding DNA-binding transcriptional repressor DeoR; protein product: METRRDDRITRLAQALKRTDKLHLKEAAQLLGVSEMTIRRDLPTPASGVVLLGGYIMRDPRQHIAHYFVSDQQNLNVSKKQQLAQYAAALIEPDDTVFFDCGTTLPLVVDAIDNDLPFTAICSAINTFLALKEKPNCRVILSGGEFHADNAVFTPLEQVTVLDALCPTKAFISAAGMDVRQGATCYNLNELPIKHLALQRAQTRIMVGDSSKYGKVLPARIGDFSLFDILVSDSPPPPALLKVMQAAEVKLCCG
- a CDS encoding methyl-accepting chemotaxis protein, with translation MKLNHFKIGQRLGFLATLLLLATLLMGLRGLQVNLQALNNNQEVMAREVLIAESIDTARSAQVQFKIQVQEWKNTLLRGNQGQDTFNKYKAAFLQESKTTQALLTKLGHIQTALGLPEGPVEQARTVHAGLESKYLAALDNYVISDITSAARVDHLVTGIDRAPTQQIDDLVAATLQRAQQMHQAIEASNLAHYQQTRSLLLIAMGCILLVGFFVTWWLIQSITRPLQQAIAVAKTVAGGDLRTQIQVAGRDETAQLMAALRDMNGNLTRIVTGVRAGTEAIADTTGQVAHGSRELSARNEAQASALEQTAASMEQLTSVVKNNADNARHANDIARDTRKRAGEGGEVVEKVVEAMEEIHQFSREINEIVTVIDGIAFQTNILALNAAVEAARAGNDGRGFAVVASEVRALAQRSASAARDIRGLTDRSVGLIAQGNSLVKGAGVSMQEIVESVNQLCELMENISAASAEQSVGIGQVNLAVTHMDAATQQNATLSQQSAQSARALDQQVGSLVENVSVFQLES
- the urtE gene encoding urea ABC transporter ATP-binding subunit UrtE yields the protein MLQVSELNQYYGGSHILRGLSFEAKTGEITCLLGRNGVGKTTLLKCLMGLIPAKSGEIRWRDKVINSRKPHQRVQSGIAYVPQGREIFPRLTVEENLLMGLARFSGAQAKAVPEEIYQLFPVLREMKARRGGDLSGGQQQQLAIGRALACKPQLLILDEPTEGIQPSVIKEIGAVIRQLAQRGDMAILLVEQFYDFAAELADSYLVMSRGEIVQRGRGEAMEADGVRGLVAI
- the urtD gene encoding urea ABC transporter ATP-binding protein UrtD, translated to MTEQLFTQPHPADRHRDQSDPVLLLENINVSFDGFRALTDLSLQIGVGELRCVIGPNGAGKTTLMDVITGKTRPDNGRVIYDQDTDLTRLSSVDIARAGIGRKFQKPTVFEALTVFENLEIALKNDKSVWASLRARLSGEQQDRIDEVLKLLRLGAERQRKAGLLSHGQKQFLEIGMLLVQDPHLLLLDEPAAGMTDAETEYTAELFRSLAGKHSLMVVEHDMGFVETIADHVTVLHQGQVLAEGSLREVQADDRVIDVYLGR
- the urtC gene encoding urea ABC transporter permease subunit UrtC, whose protein sequence is MSQPLTLTAARKAPRLTLSLGVIIALLLLIMPFFALLPASHPLALSTYTLTLVGKILCYAIVAVALDLVWGYAGLLSLGHGLFFALGGYGMGMYLMRQASGDGLPAFMSFLSWNQLPWFWAGTQHFAWALCLIVLVPGLLALVFGFFAFRSKIKGVYFSIMTQALTYAGMLLFFRNETGFGGNNGFTGFTTLLGFNVTATSTRIGLFVATVLLLLVSLGIGFALARSKFGRVLTAVRDAENRLMFIGYDPRGFKLFVWTLSAVLCGLAGALYVPQVGIINPSEMSPTNSIEAAIWVALGGRGTLIGPLLGAAIVNGAKSWFTVAFPEYWLFFLGLMFILVTLFLPRGVIGLLRRRRDD
- the urtB gene encoding urea ABC transporter permease subunit UrtB, translating into MTIRRTLCCLLLLLPWLAQAGDGADFAAASRTQQATLLQQWAAAPQASRLPLLEALHNETVVIDENKQPFSKQDDKFQPLDSAQQPTGESKKLFMNNRLRVLIASALAAHQLVSDDPAIRLRAAQQLQNDGAADQLPLIEQRLASEKDSKVHATLAMAAANLQLASPDAQVRLKAVQLLGESSDPNMQASLQQLTQPANEPDAQVRAAASASLQQIKHRLMWGDLLGQAFTGLSLGSILLLAALGLAITYGLLGVINMAHGEMLMLGAYATWLVQSLFQQFAPQWLAWYPLLALPVAFLVTAVMGMVLERTIIRHLYGRPLETLLATWGISLMLIQLVRMLFGAQNLEVANPDWLSGGMQVLPNLVLPYNRIAVILFVFAVLGLTWLLLNKTRLGLSVRAVTQNRAMADCCGVPTGRIDMLAFGLGSGIAGLGGVALSQLGNVGPELGQGYIIDSFLVVVLGGVGQLAGTVVAAFGLGILNKVLEPQIGAVLGKILILVLIVLFIQKRPQGLFAFKGRVID